A DNA window from Hyphomicrobiales bacterium contains the following coding sequences:
- a CDS encoding NAD(P)-dependent oxidoreductase has protein sequence TVRELPQAERYLRAGKWGAKGSYPLTPASLQTRTLGIYGLGRIGMAIAKRAEAFGMAIEYHNRSKKNDVDYPYHASLLSLAKSVDTLMVVVPGGAGTLNAVNAEVLEALGSDGLLINIGRGSTVDEEALGEALGDNTILGAGLDVFADEPYVPANFMNHPRVVLLPHVASASKHTCGLMAQVTVDNVKAYTTNGSFITPVPETPVS, from the coding sequence ACGGTTCGCGAACTACCGCAAGCGGAGCGTTATTTGCGGGCGGGAAAATGGGGAGCCAAGGGGTCTTACCCGCTCACTCCAGCATCCCTACAAACCCGCACGCTTGGCATTTATGGTCTGGGCCGCATCGGCATGGCAATCGCCAAGAGAGCGGAAGCTTTTGGCATGGCAATTGAATATCACAACCGTTCGAAAAAGAACGATGTTGATTATCCCTATCACGCGAGCCTTTTGAGCCTTGCCAAATCCGTCGACACGCTCATGGTCGTTGTACCAGGCGGTGCTGGCACGTTAAACGCAGTCAATGCTGAGGTGTTGGAAGCACTTGGCTCCGATGGTTTATTGATCAACATTGGACGTGGTTCCACCGTTGATGAAGAAGCGCTGGGTGAAGCGCTTGGCGACAATACAATCCTCGGCGCAGGTCTCGACGTGTTCGCCGATGAACCCTATGTGCCTGCAAACTTCATGAACCATCCGCGCGTGGTACTTTTACCGCATGTCGCGTCAGCGTCGAAACACACATGCGGCTTGATGGCGCAGGTGACAGTCGATAATGTAAAAGCATATACAACCAACGGCAGCTTCATCACACCAGTACCAGAAACACCAGTTTCTTAG
- a CDS encoding pyridoxal phosphate-dependent aminotransferase, with translation MKTISGFDRIGEENAFAVLARATTLASEGMDVINLGIGQPDFPTPDHIVEAAVKALKDGHHGYTPANGILPLREAVAADLQGRYGAEVNPDNVIILPGGKVTMYAAIVMFGEPGAEILYPDPGFPIYRSMIEFTGATPVAIPIREENQFAFSAEETLALITDKTRLVIINSPANPCGGVTPKAEIDKLVAGLEKFPNVAIMSDEIYDRMTYDGEEHVSLLTYPEIRDRLILLNGWSKTYAMTGWRMGYSVWPDQLYDKVRKLAVNCWSCVNAPAQHAGLAALTGPQDEVTRMMAAFDERRKVVTDGLNAIENVSCVTPKGAFYAFPNIKATGWKAKELASALLEETGTALIGGPDFGIHGEGYIRVSYANSTENIERALVRISEFLNK, from the coding sequence ATGAAAACCATTTCAGGCTTTGATCGCATTGGCGAAGAGAATGCTTTCGCTGTATTGGCACGCGCAACAACGCTTGCAAGCGAAGGGATGGATGTCATCAATTTGGGCATTGGCCAACCTGACTTCCCAACCCCTGATCACATCGTGGAAGCCGCCGTTAAAGCGCTTAAAGATGGGCATCATGGTTACACACCTGCCAATGGCATTCTACCGCTACGCGAAGCGGTGGCCGCTGATTTGCAAGGGCGTTATGGCGCTGAGGTCAATCCAGATAACGTGATCATTTTACCAGGTGGCAAGGTCACCATGTATGCGGCAATTGTCATGTTTGGCGAACCGGGTGCGGAAATTCTTTATCCTGATCCAGGCTTCCCCATTTATCGCTCGATGATCGAGTTTACGGGCGCAACACCTGTTGCCATTCCGATCCGCGAGGAAAACCAATTTGCGTTTTCTGCCGAAGAAACATTGGCACTGATTACAGATAAAACTCGCTTAGTCATCATCAATTCACCCGCCAATCCTTGCGGTGGTGTGACGCCAAAAGCAGAGATTGATAAATTGGTGGCCGGTCTTGAGAAGTTTCCAAACGTCGCGATCATGTCGGACGAAATCTATGATCGCATGACCTATGACGGCGAGGAGCATGTTTCACTTCTCACCTACCCAGAAATCCGCGACCGTTTGATCCTACTCAACGGCTGGTCAAAGACATATGCCATGACAGGCTGGCGCATGGGTTATTCTGTTTGGCCTGATCAACTCTATGACAAAGTACGCAAGCTGGCGGTCAATTGCTGGTCCTGCGTCAACGCTCCTGCCCAACACGCAGGACTTGCCGCCCTCACTGGCCCACAAGACGAAGTAACCCGAATGATGGCCGCTTTTGATGAACGGCGCAAAGTGGTGACAGACGGTTTAAACGCCATAGAAAATGTCAGCTGCGTCACGCCAAAGGGGGCATTCTACGCTTTCCCCAACATCAAAGCGACAGGTTGGAAAGCCAAAGAGCTTGCCTCTGCCTTGCTGGAAGAAACAGGCACTGCTTTAATCGGCGGACCTGATTTCGGCATCCACGGCGAAGGTTATATTCGCGTGTCTTATGCAAACTCAACAGAGAATATCGAGCGAGCCTTGGTACGGATTTCTGAGTTCTTGAACAAGTAA